One Aegilops tauschii subsp. strangulata cultivar AL8/78 chromosome 7, Aet v6.0, whole genome shotgun sequence genomic window carries:
- the LOC109782851 gene encoding probable histidine kinase 1: MGDEYQCESDDEVAPPMWPNVGDAHQKQFKMEKLGKDDDALNDVEFREQPARADLHRLKEIASSEKGASQMQYFVKHWEYKRASNALLLSEELGRLSQQRKEIEEKKQQILEEQRFQDENYYAAKRQVPILDEVYKNEWKRPSKKTDDHSRNQELKIDAEYNTISYWKERAMRLEEALEASLERERALEEKLEEDIKNLQSHTPVEEFSGMLKRADYFLHLVLQSAPIVIAHQDADLRYRFIFNHFPTLADEDVIGKTDHEILSGEGIDEMNNVKREVMAKGIPTKREFVFNTPLFGAKTFVTYIEPVFSKSGETIGVNYVAMDITDQVKTREKMADIRVREAIQKAKETELSRSLHITEETMRAKQMLATMSHEIRSPLSGVLSMAEILAATKLDKEQYQLLEVMLSSGDLVLQLINDILDLSKVESGAMKLEATTFRPREVVKHVLQTAAASLKKELTLEGFIGDDVPLEVIGDVLRIRQILTNLISNAVKFTHDGTVGIKLRLVDKQQAGCEIENGQLHMRAHPASSVTTAAENSAASPRNCDKDASRCSSREDVCQNGVVSNENFREYHAGEVVWLQCDVHDTGIGIPEKALPCLFKRYMQASTDHARKYGGTGLGLAICKQLVELMGGTLTVVSYEDEGSTFTFMIPCKIPAKEENSDDPDDEASTRNNLTINDIEGSFVFKPKVRPSLLSSGVPIMNNTKFFGSNLMCYDSTNVIEDHKPFSNGFISTEDNSGKCAPAASQSNGPNVSSIDEEKNDCSMVFELNSQAERVSSSRADTTSVSGAGIQEGRKACKALEENSLNKKSKCSPSSSKAKILLVEDNKVNIMVAKSMLVPLGHGIDIVNNGLEAIRAVQRHQYDIILMDVHMPVMDGLQATKLIRCFENTGCWDASVKPEDNEMIANSAISSDCVQDKKGKRVPIIAMTANSFAESADECLAAGMDSYISKPMNFQKTKEKVILELLHKDLALLFGGVYSCSLRVLVSLAAVKGVRGKGFFLGSAGADCRAVEHKGCRELEGPMHRTTTEQACGRRRGRCHALCSRPRFVISTATGRGKELVQISTAIPTGRRRARFSCSMAPPSSSGCWLAGWYPLRHRMLGHSFIMIRENSPGSRRTEHITPFRFASATVSEHLSTVYRGEVLIPASRQNTATPNLQPLVE; the protein is encoded by the exons ATGGGCGACGAGTACCAGTGCGAGTCTGATGATGAGGTCGCACCACCAATGTGGCCTAACGTAGGGGATGCACACCAGAAGCAGTTCAAAATGGAGAAACTTGGAAAGGACGACGATGCACTCAATGATGTTGAGTTTCGTGAGCAGCCTGCTCGTGCGGATCTCCACCGGCTAAAGGAAATTGCAAGCTCTGAGAAAGGCGCTTCTCAAATGCAATACTTTGTAAAGCATTGGGAATATAAGCGGGCTAGTAATGCTCTGCTTTTGAGCGAAGAGCTTGGCCGTCTCTCCCAACAGAGAAAAGAGATTGAAGAAAAGAAGCAACAAATCTTGGAGGAGCAGCGATTTCAGGATGAAAATTATTATGCTGCGAAGAGGCAAGTACCAATACTGGATGAAGTTTACAAGAATGAATGGAAGCGTCCGAGCAAAAAGACTGATGACCATTCTCGTAATCAAGAGCTTAAAATAGATGCAGAATACAACACTATTTCCTATTGGAAAGAGCGAGCGATGCGGTTAGAAGAAGCGCTTGAGGCAAGCCTGGAAAGGGAGCGTGCATTGGAGGAAAAGTTGGAGGAAGATATAAAGAATCTTCAGTCACATACACCGGTGGAGGAATTCTCTGGAATGTTAAAACGGGCTGATTACTTCTTGCATTTGGTTCTCCAAAGTGCTCCTATTGTAATTGCTCACCAG GATGCTGACTTGCGGTACCGTTTCATATTTAATCACTTCCCAACACTTGCTGATGAG GATGTTATTGGTAAAACCGACCATGAGATATTGTCAGGTGAGGGTATAGATGAAATGAATAATGTCAAGAGGGAGGTTATGGCCAAGGGTATACCAACTAAGAGAGAGTTTGTATTTAACACTCCATTGTTTGGAGCAAAGACTTTTGTGACATACATTGAACCAGTATTCAGCAAATCTGGGGAAACAATTGGTGTGAATTATGTTGCAATGGACATAACAGACCAG GTCAAAACAAGGGAGAAAATGGCGGATATAAGGGTGAGAGAAGCTATCCAAAAAGCCAAGGAAACAGAACTTAGCAGATCTCTGCACATTACTG AGGAAACTATGAGAGCAAAACAAATGCTAGCCACCATGTCCCATGAGATCAGATCTCCCCTTTCAGGGGTTCTTAGCATGGCTGAAATTCTTGCAGCTACTAAACTGGATAAAGAGCAATATCAGTTGCTAGAAGTTATGTTATCTTCTGGAGATCTTGTATTGCAATTGATCAATGACATCCTCGATCTTTCCAAAGTGGAGTCAG GAGCTATGAAACTAGAGGCTACGACATTTAGACCAAGGGAAGTAGTTAAACACGTACTCCAAACTGCTGCTGCATCTCTGAAGAAGGAATTGACCCTTGAAGGATTTATAGGAGATGATGTTCCATTGGAG GTCATTGGTGATGTGCTAAGGATTAGGCAAATTCTGACCAATTTAATCAG CAATGCAGTGAAGTTTACACATGATGGGACGGTTGGGATAAAACTTCGTCTTGTAGATAAGCAGCAAGCAGGATGTGAAATAGAAAATGGGCAACTTCATATGAGAGCCCATCCTGCAAGCTCAGTTACTACTGCAGCAGAAAATTCTGCTGCCTCTCCAAGAAACTGTGATAAAGATGCTTCGCGTTGCTCCAGTCGTGAAGATGTTTGTCAGAATGGTGTTGTATCAAATGAAAATTTTAGGGAGTACCATGCGGGAGAAGTTGTTTGGCTTCAGTGCGATGTACATGATACTGGGATCGGAATACCAG AGAAGGCACTGCCGTGCCTGTTCAAGAGGTATATGCAAGCCAGTACGGACCATGCAAGAAAATATGGTGGAACAGGGCTGGGCCTTGCGATCTGCAAGCAGTTG GTGGAGTTGATGGGTGGTACTCTAACTGTGGTTAGCTATGAGGATGAAGGATCAACATTCACATTCATGATACCTTGCAAAATTCCTGCAAAAGAGGAGAACAGTGATGATCCTGATGATGAGGCCAGTACTCGTAATAATCTCACTATCAATGATATAGAAGGATCTTTCGTTTTCAAGCCGAAAGTGCGCCCTTCTCTCCTGTCTTCTGGAGTTCCAATAATGAACAACACCAAGTTCTTTGGCAGCAATCTTATGTGCTATGATTCTACTAATGTAATAGAGGATCATAAACCATTCTCCAATGGTTTCATATCGACGGAAGATAATTCTGGAAAGTGTGCCCCTGCTGCTAGTCAATCAAATGGTCCAAATGTTAGCAGCATAgatgaagaaaaaaatgattgtTCAATGGTCTTTGAACTGAATAGTCAAGCTGAACGGGTTTCCAGTTCCCGAGCCGACACAACATCAGTTTCAGGGGCTGGCATTCAGGAGGGAAGGAAAGCATGCAAAGCTCTTGAAGAAAACTCACTTAACAAGAAATCCAAGTGTTCTCCAAGTAGCAGCAAGGCAAAGATCCTCCTCGTCGAAGATAACAAAGTCAATATAATGGTGGCAAAATCAATGCTGGTGCCGCTGGGCCATGGAATAGACATAGTAAATAACGGACTGGAAGCAATCCGTGCAGTACAGCGCCATCAATATGATATTATCCTGATG GATGTTCACATGCCAGTAATGGATGGCCTACAAGCCACTAAATTGATCCGTTGCTTTGAAAATACTGGCTGTTGGGATGCTTCTGTAAAGCCTGAAGACAATGAGATGATAGCTAACTCAGCTATTTCATCTGATTGTGTGCAAGACAAGAAAGGGAAGAGAGTACCTATAATTGCG ATGACAGCAAATTCATTCGCGGAGAGTGCTGATGAGTGCCTTGCTGCAGGCATGGATTCCTACATATCTAAGCCAATGAACTTCCAAAAAACAAAAGA GAAG GTGATCCTGGAGCTGCTGCATAAAGATTTGGCCCTGCTTTTTGGCGGTGTTTATTCCTGCTCCCTGCGAGTGCTGGTGTCACTAGCAGCAGTGAAAGGG GTAAGGGGAAAGGGGTTTTTCCTGGGAAGTGCTGGTGCAGACTGCAGAGCAGTTGAGCACAAGGGCTGCCGCGAGTTGGAGGGGCCGATGCACCGTACTACCACCGAACAGGCTTGTGGGCGACGGCGCGGTCGCTGTCACGCGTTGTGCTCGCGGCCTCGGTTCGTCATCTCGACAGCGACCGGTCGTGGGAAAGAGCTGGTACAGATCAGCACAGCCATTCCTACCGGCCGGCGACGGGCGAGGTTCAGCTGCAGTATGGCGCCACCATCTTCTTCAG GCTGCTGGCTGGCTGGGTGGTATCCTCTGAGGCATCGGATGCTCGGTCACTCATTCATCATGATCAGGGAGAACTCGCCGGGAAGTCGCCGGACAGAGCATATCACCCCCTTTCGCTTTGCATCTGCTACAGTCTCGGAACACCTGAGCACTGTTTACCGTGGGGAGGTTCTCATTCCTGCATCCCGGCAAAACACAGCAACACCGAATCTGCAGCCCCTAGTAGAGTGA